CGATTCTGCTTTCTAAATTGTGAGCTTTTTCGTATTCTGCAATGATTTCTCGCACTTTCTCTCCATCAATATTTTCTTTTTCAAAGAGTTCTTTGACGATATTTTCAATCGCCTCTTTGTAGGTTTCTAGCGATTCTTTGACAGCTTCAAAACGCTCATTAAGAAGGGTTTTGATATAAGAATCCATTTTTTGTGCCATTTCTTCACTATATTCCCTTGTGCTACCTAATCCACCATTTAAGAAAACATTGCGTTGTTTCTCTAGCACCATAAGTCCAGCAACATCGGTCATTCCATAGTAGCTTACCATAGCTTTAATAATGTCGGTGGCTCTTTCTAAGTCATTGCTAGCCCCTGTGGAAATTTCGCCTAAAAATACTGCTTCAGCTGCTCTTCCACCAAGCAAAACATCAACTTCGGCTAACAATTCGTGCTTTTGCATAAGATATTTGTTTTCTTCGGGTGTATTGAGTGTGTATCCAAGTGCTGCTAAACCGCGTGGAATAATAGAAACCTTGGTTACTTTTTTGGCTCCTTTAGTGATTTCAGCTATAAGTGCGTGCCCACTTTCGTGGTAAGCAACAATTTTTTTCTCTTTTGGAGAGATTCTGCGAGATTTTTTCTCCAATCCCGCGATACTTCTCTCAACAGCCTCTAAAAAATCACTTTGTTCGACTCCTTTTTTATCATTTCTTCCAGCAAGGAGTGCGGCTTCATTAACAATATTAGCTAAATCGGCACCTGCAAGTCCGGCTGTTAGCTTTGAAACTTCAAATAAATCAACATTGCGAGCTAATTTGATATTTTTGATATGCACTTTTAAAATTTCCACTCTACCTTCAAAGTCAGGTTTATCCACCAAAACTTGTCTATCAAATCTACCTGGACGCAAGAGAGCAGGATCTAAAACTTCTGGGCGGTTAGTTGCTGCAAGCACGATAACAGGAGAAGAATCAGAATTAAAACCATCCATTTCGGCTAAAAGTTGATTGAGTGTTTGTTCGCGTTCATCATTGCCGCCACCCACCATTCCATTGGCACGACTTTTACCAATTGCATCAATTTCATCAATAAAAATAATACTCGGTGCTTCCTTTTTGGCATTTTCAAATAAATCTCTTACTCTGCTTGCCCCAACACCTACAAACATTTCAATAAAGCTACTTCCGCTAACAGAAAAAAATGGGACATTGGCTTCACCTGCTACAGCTTTTGCAAGGAGTGTTTTACCCGTCCCTGGAGGTCCTACTAATAATACACCTTTAGGTATTTTAGCACCTAATGCTGCGTAACGCTCGGGATTTTTTAGAAAATCTACAATCTCTACTACCTCATCTTTAGCTTCTGCATTACCTGCCATATCATCAAATTTAACATTGGGCTTTTCTGAATTGACAAGTTTTCTTGAACTTCCAAATCCCAATATTCCACTTCCCATATTTTTTTGCATACGATTAGCCAAAAACATCCAAATTGCAAAGAAAATAAAGATAGGCAATACCCAACCAAAGAGCATATCACTAAGCCAATTGCTTTCGCTATAGCCAGTGTATTCTACACCTTTTTCATCTAGCAAAGGAATTAGTGTGTTATCTGGGCTTACTCTTTGAGCATTATAGACAATTTTTCCATTTTCATTGTTTGCAGTAGCTTTGATATTAGTTTGTCCAATAGCAACAAAATCTACTTGTTTGTTTTCAATGAGTTTTTTTAATTCATAGTAGTTAATGGTTTTGGTTGTGTTTGCACCGCTTAATTTGCTTACTTCGCCATTTGGGGACATAAAGCGAAAAATAACAATCGCAATGATTGCAAAAATAACAAACATTAAAAGAGGATTCTGATTGAAAAAATTATTAGGTTTTTTATCTTGTGGTTGATTTTGGTTATTGTCTTGTCTTTGCATTATTATCCTTATATTTTTTTAAAAGTTAAAGTTACCCATTCTTGATGATTATTTTGGGTAAGTAATTCTAAGTTTTTAAACTTATCAAGAACTTTTTTTGTGTATTTTTCTAAAATCCCTGATAAGATTAATATCCCACCTTTCTTAACATAAGAATCTAAGGGTAATGCTACAATAATATCTGCGAGAATATTAGCAATTACCACATCAAAATAATCTTTTTTGTCAGTTATTTTATCAATAGATCCTAAAAAAACTTTATCTAAGTTAAGATTATTTTTTTGGGCATTTTCTTTGGTAGCATTAACGGCTATTTCATCAGTATCACAACACCAAACTTCTGCGCCACTCTTTTTAGCGGCGATAGATAAAATCCCACTTCCACAACCCACATCCAAAAGTGTTTTGTTTGCTAAAGAGAGATTATTGAGCGCTTCTAGACAGCCAAAAGTGCTACCATGATGCCCACTACCAAAGGCTAATGCTGGCTCGATGATGAGATTAATTTTGTCGGTTTTGGGGGAAAACCAAGGGGGATAAATATAATATTTTCCGCATTCAATGGGTTGTATGGAATCGCGGTATTTGGCAATCCAATCTTCATTATTTAAAATATTTGATTCAAATTCTAGATGGATTTTTTCTTGCATAAGATTTTCAAGTTCTTTGCTATAAGCCTCTAATTGCTTTTGAATTGCATTGGTATCTTGATAGGTTCGAATGATAAAACCATTTTCAATTTCTTCAATCGCTTCCTTGGTGATTTCTAGTGCCTTATTTTCAAAAAGCCATAAAAATTTATCAACTTTGATATTGAGGCAATTATAAGATTCCATTGTTAATCATTTACACCTAATACAACTTCTAATTTTTCTTTTAAGACTTGTGGGGTAAATGGCTTGACTATATAGTTATTAACGCCAGCCTTGAGAGCAGTAATTACTTCTGCCTTTCCTCCTTCTGTGGTAACCATAATGATAGGAATATCTTTAAATCTTTCATCAGCACGAACTTTTTTAACTAAGTCTAAACCATTCATTTCAGGCATATTCCAATCTGTGATTAAGACTTTTACATCCGGATTGGCATTCATTTGATCCCAACCTTCAACGCCATTTTCTCCTTCTAAAATGTCATTATAACCTAATCTTGCAAGTGTGTTTTTTATGATTCTCCTCATCGTAGAACTATCATCAACAACAACCATCTTCAAAGCGAACTCCTTATTGCTAGCTAAAGCTAAAATTTTAATTGAAAAATTGTAATATCATAGCAAAATTTACCATAAGCTACAATTAAATTTTTTTATCTCATAGGATTTTTGTTATTTAAATTTTTTAAAGGCTTCTTTTAAGTCAAGCTTTTTTTCATAGAAAGCTTTACCTACAATGACTCCATCAATTTTAGAAAGATAGAGTTTCTCTAAATCCTCTAAACACGACAATCCACCGCTTGCAAGAGTAAATTTACCGCTACTTTGAGCAATTTCTTTGGTAAAATCAATATTGATTCCATTGAGCATTCCATCATTGCTAATATCCGTGCAAATGATTGCTTCTATAGGGCTATTTTGAAATTCTTTTGCAAATTCACTTGCAAGGACTCTTCCTACTTTATCCCAGCCCTCTGTGGCAACTTTTCCATCTTTAGCATCAATTCCAATGACAATAGGATATTTTTGTGCCATTTGTTTAGCAAAATTTGGATCTTTTAGGGCAATAGAGCCTAGTATAATACGATTTGCACCAAGATTTAAATATTCTTTTATGGTTTCTTCATTGCGGATTCCACCTCCAATTTCAATTTTGAGTGTGGAATTTTGGGCGATATTTTCAATCACTGCTTTGTTTTGTGGTTTGCCACAAAAGGCTCCATCTAAATCAACAATGTGTAAATATTCTGCACCCATTTCTTCAAAAATCTTTGCGACTTCCAAAGGGTTTTTATAATAAATTTTGGCACTTTCCATTTTGCCTTGTATGAGCCTTACAGCACAGCCATCTTTTAAGTCAATTGCCGGAATAATTTGCATTTTCTATCCTTAAAAAAACAACACGCTTTATATTCTTGAAAGCTTTAAGTATATACTTTTATGTTTTTTTTGTCAATTTCAAAAAAAGATTCTTTTTAATTTATATTAAAAAATAAATTTTTTTTGTTATAATTTTTTATGATTAGAAAAAAATTTAAAGTTGTAAACTATGAAATTATACACAAAGATATTCATTTTCGCTTTAAGCGGAGGCTATTTATTTGGTTATGATAGTATTTTGGTTGAGAGTAAGCAAAAGCCAATTTTTCAACTAGATTTTTATAATCAGGGAGAAAGTTCAACTTTTATGGGTGAGGCTCAGGTTTCACCTTTTACTCTAACAGATGAACAAAAAAATGAAGTTAAAAGGGCTGCACAATTTTTGGCAGATATTTTAAGTGTTAATGCCACAAATAATGAACCTATTGCACTTAGTGTAAGCACAATGCAAGAAGCTAATGCGAGTGCTATTTCATATGATATTCTTACAAATGGGAATTCAGCCTTGTTTGCACAATTGCTTTATGAGAGTTTATCTTTACAGGAGGCAAAAGAGGATTTAAGTCATATTGTTATCAATCAAGACTCTCAAGGTAATCCCATTTTTCTCTCTAGCGAAGATTTAAAATATTTAGGGACCATTAACATAGGGACATTAGATTGGTATATTGCACCTCATCCAAGCGTTTTGCCTATTAACAAGAATCAAGGCGATACTTTTAGTATTTTTACTCACGAACTTTTTCATGCTTTTGGGCTTGGTGCAACCATTTCTAATGGGTTGAATGCTATTTTTGCGAGTAATCTCAATGCTTATACAAGACATCTTGTGGATTATAGAGGAGTGTATGCGCAAGGGGGTATGCAAATTGTTGATGATAAATTTTATGAAAGCAATCGTGGCATTTTTCTAGTGGATGTTGGCAATGATATGTGGGGTGATAATTTTGGAGGCAGTCTTAGCAATGCTAGTGGTCATGCATATTTTGTTGGGAATAATGTTAGTGAAGTGATTAAAAATGCAAGGCTTGGTTTTGATGCGTTTAATGGATTGCCTATTAGCGGTTGGGAAAATGGAAGTGCAGAATTTTCCCATATTGAATTAGATAATTCATTAATGAGTCACCAAAGTTGGTCTAACTATCTTTATTTTATGGAGGCAGAGCTTGCTTTGCTTCAAGATTTAGGTTATCGTTTTGATAGGAAGTTATATTTTGGGGATTCCATTTATGAGAATGGAATTGTATGGAATAGCACCCACGGATTTAATGATAGAGATGCACAAGGTTGGGTGCTAGGTTCTTATAACCCTAGTGCTTATGGTGTAGGATTGCATATTTATGGCAGAGAGAATGTTATAACGCAAAATCATAATATTTTATCTAGAGGAATTGCAGCAAGTGGAATTCGAATAGATGGTAGTGACAATACTTTAAATCTTGCTAGTGGCACTAAAATTCATATGTTAGGAGATTACTCTAGTGGAGTGCTTGTGGCTTATGGTAAAAATCACACTCTAAATCATAATGGAGAAATTATTGCTGAGGGCAAAGAAGGTATAGGAATTCACATTGATTTTGGGGATAATGAACTAGGAAATAATTCTGAATATAGGGGTTCTTATATGTTTGCTAATCCTAATTATGAAGAAATTGAATTTCAAGATTTTTTAGAAGCCTATAGGTTAAATGGTGCATTGGTAAGTAATCTTAATTTAGGCAATAAAAGTTATACACAAGGGGATTTAGCAGCTATTTATATTGCAGATAATGCTTTTGTAGAAAATATTAATATCCAAATGGGAGCCACAATTAAGGGCGATATTATTTCGCTTTGGAATCCAAATAATTCTAAATTATTACAAGGTTATGCTAATCAATTCTTTACAACCTTGAATTTTGAAAATTTCCAAACAAGGCAAAGTAATCCAGTCAATGCCTTTGTGCTTGAAGGCGGAATTTATGGATATAATAGCTTTAAGGTTAAGGTTAATGGAGATCTTGTTTTAAAGGATAATGCTTGGGTGTATGATTTGTATAATAATGCTTCTTTGAAATTAGAAAACTCAAATGCCTCAATAAAGATAAAAAATCATTTTGAAAATGCTGCCAATGCTACTTTAAATGCACCTATAAACCCTCAAGGGAAACTTAATATTCAGCTTGGAAATTCGGCAACTTTAGATGGAAATTTAAAATTCTATATGGCAAAAGGGTTTTATGGAGATAAGCTACAGCTTGATAGAGAAAATTTATTTAATACAAATTCTGGCAATACGACAAATATTTCAGGAAAATTTGCAACAATTGCATATGATGATTCCACAAATCTTTCTCATACCTTAGAATTTCATTTTGATAACCTTAGTGATACAATAGAGATTACAAGGGATTATATGAAATTTGCAACTAACGAGGGAGATAAAACTCTAGCGAATGCTTTAGAATCTTTGGCATTTAAAACAGAAGCTACTAATCCAACTTCGGTTTTGTTTGAAGAAATAGATTTCACTAGAGATACAC
This portion of the Helicobacter canadensis MIT 98-5491 genome encodes:
- the prmA gene encoding 50S ribosomal protein L11 methyltransferase, producing the protein MESYNCLNIKVDKFLWLFENKALEITKEAIEEIENGFIIRTYQDTNAIQKQLEAYSKELENLMQEKIHLEFESNILNNEDWIAKYRDSIQPIECGKYYIYPPWFSPKTDKINLIIEPALAFGSGHHGSTFGCLEALNNLSLANKTLLDVGCGSGILSIAAKKSGAEVWCCDTDEIAVNATKENAQKNNLNLDKVFLGSIDKITDKKDYFDVVIANILADIIVALPLDSYVKKGGILILSGILEKYTKKVLDKFKNLELLTQNNHQEWVTLTFKKI
- a CDS encoding autotransporter outer membrane beta-barrel domain-containing protein, whose product is MKLYTKIFIFALSGGYLFGYDSILVESKQKPIFQLDFYNQGESSTFMGEAQVSPFTLTDEQKNEVKRAAQFLADILSVNATNNEPIALSVSTMQEANASAISYDILTNGNSALFAQLLYESLSLQEAKEDLSHIVINQDSQGNPIFLSSEDLKYLGTINIGTLDWYIAPHPSVLPINKNQGDTFSIFTHELFHAFGLGATISNGLNAIFASNLNAYTRHLVDYRGVYAQGGMQIVDDKFYESNRGIFLVDVGNDMWGDNFGGSLSNASGHAYFVGNNVSEVIKNARLGFDAFNGLPISGWENGSAEFSHIELDNSLMSHQSWSNYLYFMEAELALLQDLGYRFDRKLYFGDSIYENGIVWNSTHGFNDRDAQGWVLGSYNPSAYGVGLHIYGRENVITQNHNILSRGIAASGIRIDGSDNTLNLASGTKIHMLGDYSSGVLVAYGKNHTLNHNGEIIAEGKEGIGIHIDFGDNELGNNSEYRGSYMFANPNYEEIEFQDFLEAYRLNGALVSNLNLGNKSYTQGDLAAIYIADNAFVENINIQMGATIKGDIISLWNPNNSKLLQGYANQFFTTLNFENFQTRQSNPVNAFVLEGGIYGYNSFKVKVNGDLVLKDNAWVYDLYNNASLKLENSNASIKIKNHFENAANATLNAPINPQGKLNIQLGNSATLDGNLKFYMAKGFYGDKLQLDRENLFNTNSGNTTNISGKFATIAYDDSTNLSHTLEFHFDNLSDTIEITRDYMKFATNEGDKTLANALESLAFKTEATNPTSVLFEEIDFTRDTQAITRTLENLNATAYVNTAKASLDFQQRLNQDFLNDFRKDSNRLEWLVQVIPFGNYSYTKENGDFSAYRGYGGGIHTSAIKNFNDSWNMGLHFIANSSYLEFQNDLESNVKSKGGYAGVTTRYDLENFYLFGSLRVGYENNELNRAINVGSYTQNFSANFNTLVTSTFVGIGKDFIVSDALSFLPFGYIEYNILHTPNITEKQDSNLALRVKSKDYYSLGSFVGAKIEYHTNFYNSVFNLALLGGYYYFFNDELKGDASFKGDSNSAFYAQNVLNDKSSLRMQVKTGLSYQNGFFTNLSLQSDIKSRSDFYGKLEAGIRF
- the ftsH gene encoding ATP-dependent zinc metalloprotease FtsH: MQRQDNNQNQPQDKKPNNFFNQNPLLMFVIFAIIAIVIFRFMSPNGEVSKLSGANTTKTINYYELKKLIENKQVDFVAIGQTNIKATANNENGKIVYNAQRVSPDNTLIPLLDEKGVEYTGYSESNWLSDMLFGWVLPIFIFFAIWMFLANRMQKNMGSGILGFGSSRKLVNSEKPNVKFDDMAGNAEAKDEVVEIVDFLKNPERYAALGAKIPKGVLLVGPPGTGKTLLAKAVAGEANVPFFSVSGSSFIEMFVGVGASRVRDLFENAKKEAPSIIFIDEIDAIGKSRANGMVGGGNDEREQTLNQLLAEMDGFNSDSSPVIVLAATNRPEVLDPALLRPGRFDRQVLVDKPDFEGRVEILKVHIKNIKLARNVDLFEVSKLTAGLAGADLANIVNEAALLAGRNDKKGVEQSDFLEAVERSIAGLEKKSRRISPKEKKIVAYHESGHALIAEITKGAKKVTKVSIIPRGLAALGYTLNTPEENKYLMQKHELLAEVDVLLGGRAAEAVFLGEISTGASNDLERATDIIKAMVSYYGMTDVAGLMVLEKQRNVFLNGGLGSTREYSEEMAQKMDSYIKTLLNERFEAVKESLETYKEAIENIVKELFEKENIDGEKVREIIAEYEKAHNLESRIVKEEKEEA
- the hisA gene encoding 1-(5-phosphoribosyl)-5-[(5-phosphoribosylamino)methylideneamino]imidazole-4-carboxamide isomerase, which produces MQIIPAIDLKDGCAVRLIQGKMESAKIYYKNPLEVAKIFEEMGAEYLHIVDLDGAFCGKPQNKAVIENIAQNSTLKIEIGGGIRNEETIKEYLNLGANRIILGSIALKDPNFAKQMAQKYPIVIGIDAKDGKVATEGWDKVGRVLASEFAKEFQNSPIEAIICTDISNDGMLNGINIDFTKEIAQSSGKFTLASGGLSCLEDLEKLYLSKIDGVIVGKAFYEKKLDLKEAFKKFK
- a CDS encoding chemotaxis response regulator CheY, with product MKMVVVDDSSTMRRIIKNTLARLGYNDILEGENGVEGWDQMNANPDVKVLITDWNMPEMNGLDLVKKVRADERFKDIPIIMVTTEGGKAEVITALKAGVNNYIVKPFTPQVLKEKLEVVLGVND